The nucleotide window TGGTGATCATTCCGAACCAGAAGATCGTCGTCGCCGATCTGAAGGCGGGCAGGGTACCGGATGCGAAATACGGCGCCATCGCCAAGCTGCGCTCGACCCATAACAACTACCTGACGCTGCCGGTCCTGTTCCTGATGTTGTCGAACCATTATCCGCTCGCCTTCGCGACGGAATACAACTGGGTGATCGCCAGCCTTGTGTTCCTGATGGGCGTCACCATCAGGCATTTCTTCAACAGCATGCATGCCCGCAAAGGGCAGCCCTGGTGGACCTGGGCGGTGACGGTAGCGTTGTTCCTCGCCATCGTCCTGCTCTCGACGGCGGGGCCTAAACAGACGGACGAGGAGGCGGCCGAAGTGATGACGCCAGAGGCAACCCGGCTTGCTGCCTCGCCGCATTTCGAGACGGTCTACGAGGCTGTGCTCGGCCGCTGCTCCATGTGTCATGCGAGCGAGCCTGCCTGGGACGGCATCGCCGTGGCGCCTAAGGGCGTGCTGTTGGAAACCGAGGCGCAGATCGCCGCTCATGCCCGTGAGATCTATCTGCAGGCGGGCCGCAGCCACGCCATGCCTCCCGCCAATGTCTCCTATATGGAACCTGCGGAGCGGGCGCAGATCGTGCTCTGGTACGAAGATAATAGTCCGGTGGTGCAGTGATGCCTGATCTCATTCTGAGGGGCCGGGTTCTAAGTTTCCGGGAGGAGCCGGCTGGCTACGACGATACCGCGTCCTTCCGCTATATCGAGGATGGCGGCATACGCATCCGGGACGGCAGGATCGCCGAATGCGCGGATTTTTCGACGCTGGAAACGGACGGTGCGGAGATCGTCGATCACCGCCCGCACCTGATCGTGCCCGGTTTCATCGACGCCCATGCCCATTATCCGCAGATGCAGGTGATCGCCTCCTGGGGCGCCAAGCTGCTCGACTGGCTGGAGAAATACACCTTCCCGGAGGAAACCAAATTCTCCGACCCGGACCATTGCCGCCGCATCGCCGGATATTTCCTCGACACGCTGACGGCGCATGGCACGACGACGGCGGCGGTTTATTGCACCGTGCATCCGCAATCGGCCGAGGCGTTCTTCGCAGCGGCGGAAGAACGGAACATGGCGATGATCGCCGGCAAGGTGATGATGGACCGGCACGCGCCGGAGGCTCTTTGTGATGCACCGCAATCCTCTTACGACGATACCACGGCGCTGATCGGGAAGTGGCACGGCAAAGGCAGGGCGCACTATGCGATCACGCCGCGCTTCGCCATCACTTCCACGCCGGAACAGATGGAGATGGCAGAGGCGCTGGTCCGCGAGAATCCCGGTTGCTACCTGCAGACCCATCTCTCGGAGAACAAGGCCGAGATCGAACTGACCAGAGAGCTTTATCCGCAGGCGCGGGATTATTTCGATGTTTATGAGAAGTACGGCCTGCTCGGCGAGCGCAGCCTGTTTGGGCATGCCATTCACCTGACACACCGGGAGCGGGACCGGATGGCGGAGACCGGTTCGGTCGCGGTCTATTGCCCGACTTCCAACCTGTTCCTGGGCAGCGGTCTTTATGACGAGGCAGGGCTGAAGGAAGCGGGTGTCCGCCGGGCCATCGCCACGGATGTTGGTGGCGGGACCAACTACTCCATGCTGCGGACGCTGGACGAAGGCTACAAGGCCCTGCAATTACGCGGGCAGAACATTGACCCGCTGCGCAGCTTCTACTGGGCAAGCCTCGGCAATGCCCGTGCGCTGAAGCTGGAGGACCGGATCGGCACGCTGGAGCCGGGCACCGATGCGGATATCACAGTGCTCGATAGTCGGGCGACGGATGTCATGGCGCTGCGTATGGAGACGGTGAAGAGCCTGCAGGAAGAGCTGTTCGTCCTGCAGACCCTTGGAGACGATCGTGCGGTGGCCGAAACCTACATCGCCGGCCATCCGGCGAAGTAAGGGTCGAAGGTTTAGGCTTTCTCAGCCAGGTAGGCTTTCAGGATATCCATTTGCCGAAGGTTGGTCAGACCCTTGCTGGTCTCAATTCTCCAGAATTGGGTTGCCCAGTTCAGTCCGGAATACTCGGCAATATGGATCGTATAAAGATTGAGCTTCTCTGCGATCTTGAGCGGGATTCGATGCAGCAGTAATGTACGGTTCGGGCTTTTTGGGCTTCCCGCATCGGCCGACCAGGCAATGCGGGGTGCTGGCGGCGTATAGTCCGATTCGGTGAAACCGGACCCGTTGTGGTTCGCCGTGCTGACTGCTGTTTCCGTTCGCGAGAGGTATTGGTAGCGACGGATGCTCCATCGGTTTTCAACAAGATTATCCAGAATCTGATCCGTATCGGAGCCGTTGACCATGCTGAGCAGACGGGTGACCGGGTCAGACGAATTTTCCGGCGGCTGATGCAAATGGAACAGGCGGGGCAGGCAGGCATTGCAATCAAGCTCGAACGAGTTCACCCAATCGCTCGGCAAAGAAGAGGCAATGCGTCGAGCAAGTTTCAGCGAAGGTGTCCAGCCGGGCTCCATGATGCGGTGGACCTGGCTGGGAGATGTTCCCGTGGTCAGCGCAAGCTTGTAGGGCGAGAGGCCGTTCTCGACGATCCATCGCCGGGCCATCTCGGTGATCTTGAAAATTTCAAACTCGATGGTGTTGAGTGCCTGCGAGGAGGGCGTTTTGTTGGAAGGCTGCAGACGGTTTTCTTGAATATCGAACGGGCCATCCACCCAATCTTTCAGGGCTTTGGTCAGGACGCCGAATTCGTTGTCGGTCGAAATCCTGGGTTCTCCTCGAGAATCCACAGGCCGCTCTCTCTGGCTGTCGCCAGAAATCACCTCAGTGTGCGAAAACTCAGTACGCAAACAGGAATCTGAATCGTGCAACGATCCCTTGCTCATCACTTTTTCCCATTCTGGCTCTTTGCAGTGACGCGCCGATGTTCGTGTCCTTCTGGACACGGTAGTCAGTATTAATACCTTTAAGGTAAATACATTTTAACTTAGATCCCCAATGAACGCAATCCGAGTCGCCCGAAATCCTCAGGAATTCAGTGCTTTGTCGGCGTTAATAAGAATTTATTAACAAAATCAATGTATTTTGCGCGCGTCGCGCGACGTAGCCAGCTACTTGTGAGGGTGTGCCCTCTGCATGACCGGTGAAATTATCTGGTCCGAGATGTGAAAATCCCAGACAGCACCGCGATCCGATGCGCTGAACTTTTTGACCAGATCAGGCAGTTGGGAGAGGTCAGTGACGGTCTCGCCATCCAGGTCGAAGCCTTTCGCGATACCCGCAAGATCCGGGCGGCCGAAGACGGCGCCTGCGTCGGACAGGCCTTCTGAACGCAGCTTGTGGATCTCCGAGCCATAGGCGCCGTCGTTCAAGACGCAGATCAACACCTTCATGCCGTGTCTGCGGATGGTTTCAAGCTCCTGGATATGCATCAGCAGGCTACCGTCTCCGTCGAACATGACGATCGTTTCGTCCGGCTTGGCCGCGGCGACGCCGATGGCGAAGGAGATGCCGTTCCCGATGGCGCCGAACTCGCGGATGGTGTGGAAGCGTTCGACCGGCCGTTTGGGCATCTGGGCGAAGAAATAGGAGCAATGGCCGGAAGAGTTCACGGCTTCCCAGTCCACCGGCAGTGCATCGTCCAGTGCCGAGGCCACGTCACGCGGGTCGAGCAGGCCCTGTTCCGCCTGAAAGTCGGAGCTGTCCGGCGGGGTGTCCTTGATGCGCTTGGCAAGGGCGGGGCTACGCCAGCTATCGGCATTCTCCGCGTGTGGCTCCAGTGCATCGGCCAGCGCCTTGACGGCAAGGGCGGCGTCGCCGCGCAGATGCGTATCCGCCGGTACCCGTCCCTGACTGAGAGCGACGGGATGGGTGTCGATCTGCAGAACATGCGCCTGGCCGTAGAGCTTGCCGCCATCGGCATTATGGTGTGCGAGGCTGGCTCCGACTGCGACGATCAGATCGGCTTCGGCGAAACATTCCCGCGTGACCTGGCTGGAGAATCCCCCGGCGATACTGAGATTGAACGGGTCGTCGTGAAACAGGCCGCGTGCGGGCAGGGTGGTCGCGAGCAGGCCGCCGCACTTCTCCGCAAGCGCCCGGCAGGCCTCACCTGCACCGGCCGACCGGACGGCGCCTAGTCCAGCCATGACGATGGTCTTTTTCGCACCGGCTATCAGTGTTGCCGCTTCCGCCACGTCGTCTGGATGCGGCGGCATCGGGCGCATTTTCGGCAGGATCTCGCGGGATGGAGCGGGCAGTTCGTCCGGGCCAGCCCAGTCCCTGTTCTGCAGATCGAACGGGACGCCGAGCACCACCGGGCGCATTTCTTCCCGTGCCTGAACGAAGGCGTCGCGGACCTGACGCAGCATGCGGTCCGGGTGATGCAGCGCATGATAGGCCGCACCGCACGCCGTGACGAAGGGGGCCTGATCCAGCTCCTGATTATACCAGTTGTTGCGCAAGGGAGATTCACCGGCAAAGACCACGAGCGGGATATGCGCGCGCACGGCGGCGGGTAAGGCGGTCATGATCTGGGTCAGACCCGGCCCGCAGGTCACGCTGGCAACACCGACCTTGTCCAGCGCCCTGGCATAGGACATGGCCGCCGCGACCGCGCAATGTTCATGTCGGACATAGACGAAATCCGCACCCAGCTCCGCGAAATAGGTGGCCCAGTTCATGTTTGCATCGCCGAGCAGAGCGAAGCAGGTATCCACCTCTTCCTGACGGAAGGCATCCGCCAGGATCTGGTAGGTTTTTTTCGCGGTCATCTTGATATTTCCCCCGGGGCAGGCCGTGTCAGCCATGATGGTGCGCCAAGCATCGCGTTGCTGGAAAAAGCCGCGCGTCTCGGTCGTGTTGTTTGAATCTTATTGAATTGTATACAATTTCGTCAAGCAATCTGCGGTGGACGCGGGACAGGCGTCTGAACTGGTCGCGTTATCGTGCTGCTTGGAGTGTCGGATATCTGGAGAGAGCGGAGCCGTGCTTTCGCACGGCCCCGAGGTCATGTCGGCTAGACGACTTTTATGGTCATGCTGCCGAGCCCGTCGACACTCGCCTCCATAACGTCTCCCCTGGAAACCGGGCCAACGCCTGACGGTGTTCCAGACAGAATGACGTCTCCGGCTGCGAGTTCGAAGAAGCGTGACAGGTAGGAGATCATTTCGGGAACCTTCCAGATCATCTGGTTGAGGTCACCTTCCTGGCGCAACTCGCCATTGATACTCAGCGCCACACGGCCTTGGTCGAGGTGTCCGACTTTCTCCGCCGGATGGACCGGGCCAACCGGAGCGGATCGTTCGAACGCCTTGCCGATTTCCCAGGGGCGGCCCATTTTTTTCTGCTCGCCCTGCAGGTCCCGGCGCGTCATGTCGAGGGACAGGCCGTAGCCATAGACATGATCAAGTGCGTCTTCGAGTGCGATGTTCGTGCCGCCCGATTTCAGGGCTACGAGCATTTCCATCTCATGGTGAACGTCTGAGGATTCCGGCGGGTAGGGGAACTCGCCAGAGGGATCGAGGTTGTCCGGGTTCTTCTGGAAGAAGAAGGGCGGCTCGCGGTCAGGGTCATGGCCCATCTCGACCGCGTGAGCCGCATAATTGCGGCCGATGCAATAAACGCGGCGCACAGGGAAGAGCGCGCTTGAACCGGCGACAGGTATGGCGACCTGCCGGGGTGTTTCTATGACGTAATCAGGCACGCGTACCTCCATTGTTCTGTCGAGCCAGGGGCAGATTTAAGCTGGCCCGAATAAAAAATCAATCTCAACCAATTTAAAAATTGGGGTATTTTTCTTCCGTTTAGGGAATTGATCTGGCATATTCGAACCAATATGGGCAAATTGGTCAACCAGTTTAAGGTGGCGAGGTGCTGACAAGATTGGAGTCCTTCGAGCGGGAAGATCCGGTTTCGGTCCTGCGGAACTTTATCTCGGGCGGCGGCTATGCTCCCGGTGACCGGCTCCCTGCCGAGCGGGAGCTGATTGTCAGCCTTGATATGAGCCGTGCAACCTTGCGCAAGGCACTGGATGTGCTGGAGCGTGACGGAACCATCTGGCGTCATGTCGGCAAGGGTACCTTCATTGCGAGTCAGGGTGGCCCGGACGGTGCCGCCCATCTTCTGGAACTCGGTCGCCACTTGACGCCGGTCAAGATGATCCGGGCACGGCTTTGCATAGAGCCGGCAATCGCTCGCGAGGCGGCGATCAATGCGTCGCGGGAGTCGATCCTGACCATCAATACGGTCAAGGACAGGGCACGGAACGCGACAAGCTGGGCCGATTATGAGGCGGAAGACGATCATCTGCACCGGGCGATCGCGGCATCCACGGACAATCCGTTGCTGGTCGGCATATTCGATCAGCTCAATCAGGTGCGCCGTGCCGTTGCGCTCGGCAATGTCGTGCGTGGCTCGGAGCGTCCGCCTGAAAACCATTCCAGTTTTACGGAGCATGAGCGGATTACAGCGGCCATAGAGTCGCGGGATCCATCTGGTGCAGAAGCGGCGATGCGGCAGCATATCGCGTCCGTCTCCGCGCGTCTTTTCGGGGAGGACTGACCGCTTAACTCAAAAGGTCTGTTTACGGCAAAGAGGGGAAAACCCCCAGCCACGGGAGCTATGTCCCGAAAGTGAACAAAGGGAGGAAACAATGAATAGAATTTTCAAAGCGGCGATTGCGTTCTGCCTCGCCGTTCCGTTCATCACCATGATGACGGTCTCGTCTGCCCAGGCGGACAAGATCCGCATTGCCCTTGCCGAAACGCCGTCGGATGAGCTTGCGGCATTCTTCGTCGCTCTCGACCGGGCGAAGGCAAACGGTCTCGACTACGAGTGGACCGCGTTCTCCGATGAGGAACTCGCAATTCAGGCCGTTCTCAGCGGCCAGATGGATATTGGCTTCGGAACGCCCTATGCCGCCATGCAGCGTTCGCGGGCCCCGATCCGCATCGTCTTCCAGCTCTCCAAGCTGAAGTTCTTCCCGGTAACCTCGAAGAAATACAGCAAGCTTGAGGATCTGAATGGTGAGCCGATCATGCTGCATTCCCGCGGAGGCGGGACGGATTCGATCGCAAACGTGATCGAGGACAAGCTCAACATGAAGTTTGGCAAGCGCTCCTACGTGCCCGGCTCGTCGAACCGGATTGCGGCGCTTATCGCCGGTCAGACGGACGCGACGATCGTCGATCTCTCGAACAAGAACAAGCTGATGAAGCTGCAGGGCGACAAGTTCAACGTGCTGCCGATGTTCGAGGTCGATGCCAGTGACGAGGCCCTGTTCGGAAACCTCGACTGGATCAAGGCGAACGAGAAGGACGTCGATGTCTTCGTGAAGGCGCTGCTCAGCGTCTGGCGGGACATGCACAAGGATCCGACCATCATCAGCCGGGAAACCAATCCCGACGGGCCTATCGGGCAGCTGCCGAAAGAGATTCTCGACAGCCTCGACGGGTTCTATGCGGATGCCGTGGCGGGTGGTCTCTACGATCCGAACGGCGGCGGGCGCAAGGCCGCACAGGCGGACATGGAATGGTACTCGGCCGCAGGGCAGCTTACCGGCGGTCTCGCGTCATTGAAAATCGAGGACTTCTGGTATCTGAAGCCGCTCGACGACGCGTCGAAATAATCCCTGTTTGCGGTCGCCGGGCGTTGCTCTCGGCGACCGCGTTTTTTTGGTCGAACCATCTGGAGCGGTCGATGACCGGCTATCGCTCACTTTTTCTGAAGGTGCTGTCCGCCGTGCTTGTGTTCGGCGCTTGGGAGATCGCCGGCCGGATCCCGGTCAGCTATTCCTTCCCGACGTTCCTCGATACCATGGCGGCTCTGGGAACCCTGACGATCGACGGCACCATGTTCCGAGCCTATGCGGAGACGCTTCAGCCGCTTGCCGTCGGGATTTCGATTTCCGCCGTATTCGGTATCGGGATCGGGCTCTGGGTCGGGCTGAGCGCGCGATTTGACTGGCTCTTCTCGCCGATCTTTATCGTCATGCAGGCGGCGCCTCTGGCCGCCCTTATTCCCTTACTCGTGATGGCCTACGGAGTTGGATTGACCTCGAAGGTGTTCGTGGTCTGTATCATGGCAATGCCCGTGATCGTTCTGAACACAGGGGGCGCAGTCCGTAACACGCCGTCGTCCCTGCAGGAAATGGGGCGCTCCTTCCTTGCTCGCGAAGATCAGATCCTTCTGAAGGTGATTATCCCGGCAGCCTCGCCAGTTATCTTTTCGGGCCTGCGCCTTGGTATTTCGGCGGGCTTTATCGGCGCCATCCTGGCGGAGTTGAAGATCACGCCAACCGGAGTTGGCGACATCATCACCTACAGCCGCTCGATCGCCGATTATCCCAGCATGTATGCCGCCATCTTCTCGATCATCCTTTTCGCCGTGCTGTTCCTGAACCTGGTTGAACGGCTTGAAAATGTACTCTTCAAAGGAAATGACCGTGGCTATGTCTCAGATTAGCGATAGGCCGGACAGTGCTTCGAAGCCGGTGCCGGAGAACGCGGTTGCCGCGCGCAATGTCTCAAAGAATTACGGTGACGTTGAGGCCTTGCGCGATCTGTCGCTCGATTTTCCGCGCGGTCAGTTGACGTCCCTGCTTGGCCCGTCCGGCTGCGGCAAGACAACCCTGCTGAAGATCATCGCGGGCCTCCTGGAGCCATCATCGGGCCAGATCCTGGTCAATGGCGAGCAGGTTGACGGACCCGGACCGGACCGGGCGTTTGTCTTTCAGGACTTCGCCCTTCTGCCCTGGGCAAGCGTGATCAGGAACGTCGCTTTCGGCTTGGAACTCAGAGGGGTTGCCAAATCGGAACGGGAAGCGATTGCCGAGCGGTATATAAAGGAAGTCGGTCTCGCCGGTTTCGAGAACAGTTTTCCGCATGAGCTCTCTGGCGGCATGCGCCAGCGTGTGGGCCTTGCTCGGGCGCTTTCCGTCGATGCGCAGGTCCTGTTGATGGATGAGCCGTTTTCGGCCGTCGATGAGCAGACGAGGCGCAAGTTCCAGGAAGATTTGCTCAATCTGGTGGCGAACGAGAACAAGACCTTCATCTTCGTGACCCACTCGATTGAAGAGGCGGTCTATGTCTCGGATCAGATCGCAATTCTGCTACCCCGTCCAAGCCGGGTCTCTGAG belongs to Nisaea sp. and includes:
- a CDS encoding urate hydroxylase PuuD → MPEWQDADLMGVSMLELLPNSAIIWDWASFAARWLHVITAIAWIGSSFYFIALDLGLRRAAGLPEGAHGEEWQVHGGGFYHIQKYLVAPAALPEHLTWFKWESYWTWVSGFALMCVVYYGGAELFLIDRSVWDAEPWMAIAASVASLALGWTVYTFACRSPLAKNPTLLMVILYCALVALAWGFTQIFTGRAAFLHLGAITATIMSANVFMVIIPNQKIVVADLKAGRVPDAKYGAIAKLRSTHNNYLTLPVLFLMLSNHYPLAFATEYNWVIASLVFLMGVTIRHFFNSMHARKGQPWWTWAVTVALFLAIVLLSTAGPKQTDEEAAEVMTPEATRLAASPHFETVYEAVLGRCSMCHASEPAWDGIAVAPKGVLLETEAQIAAHAREIYLQAGRSHAMPPANVSYMEPAERAQIVLWYEDNSPVVQ
- the guaD gene encoding guanine deaminase, which codes for MPDLILRGRVLSFREEPAGYDDTASFRYIEDGGIRIRDGRIAECADFSTLETDGAEIVDHRPHLIVPGFIDAHAHYPQMQVIASWGAKLLDWLEKYTFPEETKFSDPDHCRRIAGYFLDTLTAHGTTTAAVYCTVHPQSAEAFFAAAEERNMAMIAGKVMMDRHAPEALCDAPQSSYDDTTALIGKWHGKGRAHYAITPRFAITSTPEQMEMAEALVRENPGCYLQTHLSENKAEIELTRELYPQARDYFDVYEKYGLLGERSLFGHAIHLTHRERDRMAETGSVAVYCPTSNLFLGSGLYDEAGLKEAGVRRAIATDVGGGTNYSMLRTLDEGYKALQLRGQNIDPLRSFYWASLGNARALKLEDRIGTLEPGTDADITVLDSRATDVMALRMETVKSLQEELFVLQTLGDDRAVAETYIAGHPAK
- a CDS encoding thiamine pyrophosphate-binding protein gives rise to the protein MTAKKTYQILADAFRQEEVDTCFALLGDANMNWATYFAELGADFVYVRHEHCAVAAAMSYARALDKVGVASVTCGPGLTQIMTALPAAVRAHIPLVVFAGESPLRNNWYNQELDQAPFVTACGAAYHALHHPDRMLRQVRDAFVQAREEMRPVVLGVPFDLQNRDWAGPDELPAPSREILPKMRPMPPHPDDVAEAATLIAGAKKTIVMAGLGAVRSAGAGEACRALAEKCGGLLATTLPARGLFHDDPFNLSIAGGFSSQVTRECFAEADLIVAVGASLAHHNADGGKLYGQAHVLQIDTHPVALSQGRVPADTHLRGDAALAVKALADALEPHAENADSWRSPALAKRIKDTPPDSSDFQAEQGLLDPRDVASALDDALPVDWEAVNSSGHCSYFFAQMPKRPVERFHTIREFGAIGNGISFAIGVAAAKPDETIVMFDGDGSLLMHIQELETIRRHGMKVLICVLNDGAYGSEIHKLRSEGLSDAGAVFGRPDLAGIAKGFDLDGETVTDLSQLPDLVKKFSASDRGAVWDFHISDQIISPVMQRAHPHK
- a CDS encoding fumarylacetoacetate hydrolase family protein codes for the protein MPDYVIETPRQVAIPVAGSSALFPVRRVYCIGRNYAAHAVEMGHDPDREPPFFFQKNPDNLDPSGEFPYPPESSDVHHEMEMLVALKSGGTNIALEDALDHVYGYGLSLDMTRRDLQGEQKKMGRPWEIGKAFERSAPVGPVHPAEKVGHLDQGRVALSINGELRQEGDLNQMIWKVPEMISYLSRFFELAAGDVILSGTPSGVGPVSRGDVMEASVDGLGSMTIKVV
- a CDS encoding FadR/GntR family transcriptional regulator, translating into MLTRLESFEREDPVSVLRNFISGGGYAPGDRLPAERELIVSLDMSRATLRKALDVLERDGTIWRHVGKGTFIASQGGPDGAAHLLELGRHLTPVKMIRARLCIEPAIAREAAINASRESILTINTVKDRARNATSWADYEAEDDHLHRAIAASTDNPLLVGIFDQLNQVRRAVALGNVVRGSERPPENHSSFTEHERITAAIESRDPSGAEAAMRQHIASVSARLFGED
- a CDS encoding ABC transporter substrate-binding protein, which translates into the protein MNRIFKAAIAFCLAVPFITMMTVSSAQADKIRIALAETPSDELAAFFVALDRAKANGLDYEWTAFSDEELAIQAVLSGQMDIGFGTPYAAMQRSRAPIRIVFQLSKLKFFPVTSKKYSKLEDLNGEPIMLHSRGGGTDSIANVIEDKLNMKFGKRSYVPGSSNRIAALIAGQTDATIVDLSNKNKLMKLQGDKFNVLPMFEVDASDEALFGNLDWIKANEKDVDVFVKALLSVWRDMHKDPTIISRETNPDGPIGQLPKEILDSLDGFYADAVAGGLYDPNGGGRKAAQADMEWYSAAGQLTGGLASLKIEDFWYLKPLDDASK
- a CDS encoding ABC transporter permease → MTGYRSLFLKVLSAVLVFGAWEIAGRIPVSYSFPTFLDTMAALGTLTIDGTMFRAYAETLQPLAVGISISAVFGIGIGLWVGLSARFDWLFSPIFIVMQAAPLAALIPLLVMAYGVGLTSKVFVVCIMAMPVIVLNTGGAVRNTPSSLQEMGRSFLAREDQILLKVIIPAASPVIFSGLRLGISAGFIGAILAELKITPTGVGDIITYSRSIADYPSMYAAIFSIILFAVLFLNLVERLENVLFKGNDRGYVSD
- a CDS encoding ABC transporter ATP-binding protein, with the protein product MSQISDRPDSASKPVPENAVAARNVSKNYGDVEALRDLSLDFPRGQLTSLLGPSGCGKTTLLKIIAGLLEPSSGQILVNGEQVDGPGPDRAFVFQDFALLPWASVIRNVAFGLELRGVAKSEREAIAERYIKEVGLAGFENSFPHELSGGMRQRVGLARALSVDAQVLLMDEPFSAVDEQTRRKFQEDLLNLVANENKTFIFVTHSIEEAVYVSDQIAILLPRPSRVSEIIRPSGIRGKGADSIRRDPEYLDIVDRIWASLRSYVE